One window from the genome of Enterobacteriaceae bacterium Kacie_13 encodes:
- a CDS encoding LysR family transcriptional regulator: MDRLDEMAIFVAVLQYGSLAEAARKLHRSPPAITRAISSLEHRFGARLIERTTRSLAPTEAGARLAEKARALLSQYQDAVEDTAETQLSGLLRLTAPVQFGRKHVAPLVMAFLAQNPDIQVEMMLNDRNLDLIDEGLDLAVRIGHQEDSGKVARKVAEVTRVLVASPDYLAEYGLPQHPSELARHQTIMGTLRTQISEWRFGPHEDDLRVRLTPRLLSNDVESQLLAVRSGQGIARLLSYQVMDDLQAGNMVRLLTEFEPLPLPVQLVAQQVQQMPRKVRTFWDFAFERLSALPQLHSLAVSSKQ, translated from the coding sequence CGTTCCCCTCCGGCGATCACCCGTGCCATCTCCTCGCTGGAACATCGCTTTGGCGCGAGGCTGATCGAGCGTACTACGCGCAGCCTCGCGCCGACCGAAGCGGGCGCACGTCTGGCTGAAAAAGCGCGGGCGCTGCTCAGCCAGTATCAGGACGCCGTCGAAGATACCGCTGAAACCCAGCTCAGCGGCCTGTTGCGGTTAACCGCGCCAGTGCAGTTCGGCCGTAAACACGTTGCGCCGCTGGTGATGGCGTTTCTGGCGCAGAACCCGGACATACAGGTTGAGATGATGCTCAACGACCGCAATCTGGATTTGATCGACGAAGGGCTGGATCTGGCGGTGCGCATCGGGCATCAGGAGGATTCGGGCAAAGTAGCGCGCAAGGTGGCGGAAGTGACCCGCGTGCTGGTCGCCAGCCCGGATTATCTGGCTGAGTACGGTCTGCCACAGCACCCGTCGGAACTGGCCAGGCATCAGACCATTATGGGCACGCTGCGAACGCAGATCAGCGAATGGCGGTTCGGGCCGCACGAGGACGACCTGCGCGTGCGCCTTACGCCCCGTCTGTTATCCAATGATGTGGAGTCTCAGTTGCTGGCTGTACGCAGCGGTCAGGGTATTGCGCGGCTGCTGTCGTATCAGGTGATGGACGATTTGCAGGCCGGCAACATGGTACGGCTGTTAACGGAGTTCGAACCGCTGCCACTGCCCGTTCAGCTGGTGGCGCAGCAGGTGCAACAGATGCCGCGTAAAGTCCGCACCTTCTGGGATTTTGCTTTTGAGCGGCTCAGCGCGCTTCCACAGCTGCATTCCTTAGCGGTATCCTCTAAACAGTGA
- a CDS encoding esterase family protein — MTRNRLNLATLLILALSAPLPLTAFAQSLPQDPDASSPAKTYITAVNPDLTITYRLYAPTAEHVDVVTGSTPVTYIPHQMVKDDKGVWSWTSEAQKPDLYEYFFNVDGLRIADPGSAMPKPQRQVNTSLILVPGSILDVKNVPHGEVRTLTYHSAALNSERQVAVWTPPGYTDASQPLPVLYFYHGFGDTGRSALDQGRIAQIMDNLLAEKKIAPMLVVIPDTETDAKGIVPEEYVTKDRRKEFYPRNAAAADQELTGDIIPLISNTFRVRDDAPGRALAGLSQGGYQTLVSGMTHLDKFGWLATFSGVSTTTVPNADVAKRFAEPEKINAQLKNFTVVVGEKDVVTGKDIAGLKSELEEKKIKFYYHEYPNLGHEMDVWRPAYIEFVQKIFK; from the coding sequence ATGACCCGTAACCGGCTGAATCTTGCCACGCTTTTGATTCTGGCGCTCAGCGCGCCGCTCCCCCTGACCGCGTTCGCGCAAAGCCTGCCGCAGGATCCTGACGCATCGTCTCCTGCGAAGACTTACATCACCGCCGTGAATCCTGATCTCACCATCACATACCGCCTTTACGCCCCGACGGCGGAGCATGTGGACGTGGTGACCGGTTCGACGCCGGTGACCTACATTCCGCATCAGATGGTCAAGGACGATAAAGGCGTCTGGAGCTGGACATCGGAGGCTCAAAAACCTGATCTTTATGAATATTTCTTTAACGTGGATGGCCTGCGTATCGCTGATCCGGGCAGCGCGATGCCCAAACCGCAGCGTCAGGTGAACACCAGCCTGATTCTGGTGCCGGGCAGCATTCTGGATGTGAAAAACGTCCCGCACGGCGAAGTGCGCACGCTGACCTACCATTCGGCGGCGCTGAACTCAGAACGTCAGGTCGCCGTCTGGACACCGCCGGGCTATACCGATGCGTCGCAACCGCTGCCGGTGCTCTATTTCTATCACGGCTTTGGCGATACCGGCCGCTCGGCACTGGATCAGGGGCGCATTGCGCAAATCATGGATAACCTGCTGGCGGAGAAAAAAATCGCGCCAATGTTAGTGGTCATCCCTGACACCGAAACCGATGCCAAAGGCATTGTCCCCGAGGAGTACGTTACCAAAGATCGCCGTAAAGAGTTCTATCCGCGCAATGCCGCTGCAGCGGACCAAGAACTGACCGGTGATATTATTCCGCTGATTTCCAACACCTTCCGCGTGCGTGATGATGCCCCCGGACGCGCGCTTGCCGGGCTTTCGCAGGGAGGATATCAGACGCTGGTCAGCGGGATGACACACCTTGACAAGTTTGGCTGGCTGGCGACGTTCAGCGGTGTCAGCACGACGACGGTCCCGAATGCGGACGTGGCAAAACGCTTCGCTGAACCGGAGAAAATCAACGCGCAGCTGAAAAACTTCACCGTCGTCGTTGGGGAAAAAGATGTAGTGACGGGCAAAGATATTGCGGGGCTGAAATCTGAGCTTGAAGAGAAAAAGATTAAATTCTATTACCACGAATACCCGAATCTTGGCCACGAAATGGACGTCTGGCGCCCGGCTTATATTGAATTTGTGCAGAAGATTTTTAAGTAA